Proteins from a genomic interval of Microbacterium phyllosphaerae:
- the leuC gene encoding 3-isopropylmalate dehydratase large subunit, translating to MNMPAADSAPARRRTLAEKVWDDHLVVKGENGEPDLIYIDLHLVHEVTSPQAFDGLRAEGRPLRRLDLTIATEDHNTPTWDIDKPIADLTSRTQIETLRRNASEFGVRLHSLGDAEQGIVHVVGPQLGLTMPGITVVCGDSHTSTHGAFGAMAFGIGTSEVEHVMATQTLPLKPFKTMAINVEGTLRPGVTAKDIILAVIAKITTGGGQGYVLEFRGSAIRALSMEGRMTICNMSIEAGARAGMVAPDETTFEYLKGRPHAPKGQDWDDAVAYWRTLPTDEGATFDAEVFIDADELEPFVTWGTNPGQGSSLSAAVPDPAEIADANERAAAERALEYMDLTPGTPLKEVPVDAVFMGSCTNSRIEDLRAFASIVEGKKKADGVRVMVVPGSARVRLEAEAEGLDKIITDFGAEWRFAGCSMCLGMNPDQLAPGERCASTSNRNFEGRQGKGGRTHLVSPLVAAATAIRGTLSSPSDLDAVPATASAAAGTNGAL from the coding sequence ATGAACATGCCCGCAGCAGACTCTGCTCCCGCACGCCGCCGGACCCTCGCCGAGAAGGTCTGGGACGACCACCTCGTCGTCAAGGGCGAGAACGGCGAGCCGGACCTCATCTACATCGACCTGCACCTGGTCCACGAGGTGACCAGCCCCCAGGCGTTCGACGGCCTGCGTGCCGAGGGGCGTCCACTGCGCCGACTCGACCTCACCATCGCGACCGAGGACCACAACACTCCGACGTGGGACATCGACAAGCCGATCGCCGATCTGACGAGCCGCACGCAGATCGAGACGCTGCGCCGCAACGCCTCCGAGTTCGGCGTGCGCCTGCACTCGCTCGGTGACGCCGAGCAGGGCATCGTGCACGTCGTCGGCCCGCAGCTCGGATTGACGATGCCGGGCATCACGGTGGTCTGCGGTGATTCCCACACCTCGACCCACGGCGCTTTCGGGGCCATGGCGTTCGGCATCGGCACGAGCGAGGTCGAACACGTGATGGCGACCCAGACGCTGCCGCTGAAGCCGTTCAAGACGATGGCGATCAACGTCGAGGGCACGCTGCGTCCCGGCGTCACGGCGAAGGACATCATCCTCGCCGTGATCGCGAAGATCACCACCGGTGGCGGCCAGGGCTACGTCCTCGAGTTCCGAGGCAGCGCGATCCGTGCGCTGTCGATGGAGGGGCGGATGACGATCTGCAACATGTCGATCGAGGCCGGTGCCCGCGCGGGCATGGTCGCCCCCGACGAGACGACGTTCGAGTATCTGAAGGGACGCCCGCACGCCCCCAAGGGTCAGGATTGGGACGACGCGGTCGCCTACTGGCGCACGCTCCCCACCGACGAGGGCGCGACGTTCGACGCCGAGGTCTTCATCGACGCCGACGAGCTCGAGCCGTTCGTGACCTGGGGCACGAACCCGGGCCAGGGCAGCTCCCTGTCGGCCGCAGTGCCCGACCCCGCCGAGATCGCCGACGCCAACGAGCGCGCGGCCGCCGAGCGGGCGCTCGAGTACATGGATCTGACGCCCGGCACGCCCCTCAAAGAGGTGCCGGTCGACGCCGTCTTCATGGGCTCGTGCACGAACAGCCGCATCGAGGACCTCCGCGCGTTCGCATCGATCGTCGAAGGCAAGAAGAAGGCCGACGGCGTGCGCGTCATGGTCGTCCCCGGCTCCGCCCGGGTGCGGCTGGAGGCAGAGGCCGAGGGTCTCGACAAGATCATCACGGACTTCGGCGCGGAGTGGCGATTCGCCGGATGCTCGATGTGCCTCGGGATGAACCCCGATCAGCTCGCACCGGGGGAGCGATGCGCATCGACCTCCAACCGCAACTTCGAGGGTCGACAGGGCAAGGGCGGACGCACGCACCTGGTGTCGCCGCTCGTCGCCGCAGCCACCGCGATCCGCGGCACGCTGTCGAGCCCCAGCGACCTGGATGCGGTGCCTGCGACGGCCTCCGCAGCAGCCGGAACGAACGGAGCACTCTGA
- the leuD gene encoding 3-isopropylmalate dehydratase small subunit produces MEKFTTHTGIAAPLKRSNVDTDQIIPAVFLKRVTKTGFEDALFHGWRQDPEFVLNQPAFQGASVLVAGPDFGTGSSREHAVWALRDFGFSVVLSPRFADIFRGNSGKQGLLAATISEEDLERIWAEIDRNPGVSITVDLEARTASIGEIQADLGIDDYTRWRLLEGLDDIGLTLRNEDKIAQFEARRESWRPRTLPVQQ; encoded by the coding sequence ATGGAGAAGTTCACCACTCACACGGGCATCGCCGCTCCGCTGAAGCGCTCGAACGTCGACACCGACCAGATCATCCCGGCCGTGTTCCTCAAGCGGGTCACGAAGACCGGATTCGAGGACGCGCTGTTCCACGGCTGGCGTCAGGATCCTGAGTTCGTGCTCAACCAGCCTGCCTTCCAGGGCGCATCCGTCCTTGTCGCGGGCCCCGACTTCGGCACCGGATCCAGTCGCGAGCACGCCGTGTGGGCACTGCGCGACTTCGGCTTCTCGGTGGTCCTCAGCCCGCGTTTCGCGGACATCTTCCGGGGCAACTCGGGCAAGCAGGGACTCCTCGCCGCGACGATCTCGGAAGAGGATCTCGAGCGGATCTGGGCCGAGATCGACCGGAATCCCGGGGTATCCATCACGGTCGACCTCGAGGCGCGAACCGCCTCGATCGGTGAGATCCAGGCTGACCTCGGGATCGACGATTACACTAGATGGCGGCTCCTCGAAGGGCTCGATGACATCGGGCTCACGCTGCGCAACGAAGACAAGATCGCGCAGTTCGAGGCCCGTCGCGAGTCGTGGCGGCCCCGGACCCTTCCCGTTCAGCAGTGA
- a CDS encoding LON peptidase substrate-binding domain-containing protein, translating to MAARPMFPLGSVLFPHTPLLLRVFEPRYLTMIGQLLDADDPQFGVVLIERGHEVGGGDRRSQVGTLARLVSVSADADVLHIIAVGTTRFTAEQWTDDAPYPRAEISPLAEPTWNDALTPLRTEAEAIVRRVLARVDGPWDPDTELSDDPLEAAWQLAAIAPLGEYDRYTLLQSTTVGALLRQVIDLTLDAELLWSAG from the coding sequence ATGGCCGCACGACCGATGTTCCCGCTTGGCTCGGTGCTGTTCCCGCACACCCCGCTTCTGCTCCGCGTGTTCGAGCCGCGATACCTCACGATGATCGGGCAACTTCTCGACGCAGACGACCCGCAGTTCGGGGTCGTGCTCATCGAACGCGGTCACGAGGTCGGCGGTGGCGACCGGCGCAGCCAGGTCGGCACGCTCGCCCGGCTGGTGAGCGTCTCGGCCGATGCGGACGTGCTCCACATCATCGCGGTCGGCACCACTCGGTTCACGGCCGAGCAGTGGACGGACGACGCGCCCTACCCTCGGGCCGAGATCTCGCCGCTTGCCGAGCCGACGTGGAACGACGCGCTCACCCCGCTGCGCACCGAAGCGGAGGCGATCGTACGACGCGTCCTCGCGCGCGTCGACGGGCCCTGGGACCCCGACACCGAGCTCTCCGACGACCCGCTCGAAGCGGCCTGGCAGCTCGCCGCGATCGCACCGCTCGGAGAGTACGACCGATACACGCTCCTGCAGTCGACCACCGTCGGTGCCCTGCTGCGTCAGGTGATCGATCTCACGCTCGACGCCGAGCTGCTGTGGTCGGCGGGCTGA
- a CDS encoding RNA polymerase sigma factor produces MRDTERKPDTVQTTDQRWVAQAAAGDESAFRELYRSHVRPVYWIAHGLLGSPADAEDVTQETFVTAWRKLPGLELQGESLLPWLATICRFQAANRLRQRLRDRAHTTDAVDDSIPSTISVEEQVITAALAARIAAEVGTLNDLDREIFRLCATEGYAYQAAAEQLGVSHAIVRNRLSRVRTRLRGAVKEASDA; encoded by the coding sequence GTGAGAGACACCGAACGGAAACCGGATACCGTGCAGACGACAGATCAGAGATGGGTGGCGCAGGCCGCGGCAGGCGACGAGAGCGCCTTCCGCGAGCTGTACCGCTCGCACGTCCGACCGGTCTACTGGATCGCCCATGGCCTTCTCGGCTCCCCCGCCGACGCCGAGGACGTGACCCAGGAGACCTTCGTCACCGCGTGGCGCAAGCTGCCGGGGCTCGAGCTGCAGGGAGAGTCCCTGCTCCCGTGGCTCGCGACGATCTGTCGCTTCCAGGCAGCGAACCGGCTCCGACAGCGCCTGCGCGACCGGGCGCACACCACGGATGCCGTCGACGACAGCATCCCTTCGACGATCAGCGTCGAGGAGCAGGTGATCACCGCTGCTCTGGCCGCGCGGATCGCCGCCGAGGTGGGGACCCTGAACGATCTCGACCGAGAGATCTTCAGGCTCTGCGCCACGGAAGGCTATGCCTACCAGGCCGCGGCGGAACAGCTCGGTGTGAGCCATGCCATCGTCCGGAACCGTCTCTCCCGAGTCCGCACCCGCCTGCGTGGTGCCGTGAAGGAAGCGAGCGACGCATGA
- the murA gene encoding UDP-N-acetylglucosamine 1-carboxyvinyltransferase, translated as MTTPVRDALPDGVPPLTGDVLAIRGGRPLRGRVDVKGAKNLATKAMVASLLGDTVSVLRDVPAISDVAVVRSLLEVHGVRVSDGDEPGALVFDPSDVESAHFEEIDAHAGASRIPILFCGPLLHRLGQAFIPDLGGCRIGDRPIDFHLDALRKFGAIVEKLPSGIRLSTGGARLHGANIHLPYPSVGATEQVLLTAVRAEGTTELRNAAIEPEIMDLIAVLQKMGAIISYEPNRVILIEGVEKLRGYDHRSIFDRNEAASWASAALATDGEIFVGGAKQQEMLTFLNVFRKAGGWFDIQEDGILFRRDGELKPVVVETDVHPGFMTDWQQPLVVALTQAKGRSVVHETVYENRLGFTDALVKMGADIVVHPRGLQDGPRRVPRRDLEQAAVITGPTPLHAADIVVPDLRGGYSHVIAALTAEGESKVSGVDILSRGYEKFLAKLDAVGADFDVIR; from the coding sequence ATGACGACACCTGTGCGCGACGCTCTTCCGGACGGAGTCCCCCCACTCACCGGAGACGTCCTCGCCATTCGCGGAGGGCGCCCGTTGCGCGGCCGCGTCGACGTCAAGGGAGCGAAGAACCTCGCGACCAAGGCGATGGTGGCCTCGCTGCTCGGAGACACCGTCAGCGTCCTGCGCGACGTTCCCGCCATCAGCGACGTCGCGGTCGTCCGCTCGCTGCTCGAGGTGCACGGTGTCCGCGTCTCCGACGGCGATGAGCCCGGTGCTCTCGTCTTCGATCCGAGCGACGTCGAGTCCGCGCACTTCGAGGAGATCGATGCCCACGCCGGTGCATCGCGCATCCCGATCCTCTTCTGCGGCCCGCTGCTGCACCGTCTCGGTCAGGCATTCATCCCCGACCTCGGCGGATGCCGCATCGGCGACCGGCCCATCGACTTCCACCTCGACGCACTGCGCAAGTTCGGCGCGATCGTCGAGAAGCTGCCGAGCGGCATCCGCCTCTCGACCGGCGGCGCTCGTCTGCACGGAGCGAACATCCACCTGCCGTACCCGAGCGTCGGCGCGACCGAGCAGGTGCTGCTGACGGCCGTCCGGGCCGAAGGCACCACCGAGCTGCGCAACGCGGCCATCGAGCCCGAGATCATGGACCTGATCGCCGTGCTGCAGAAGATGGGCGCGATCATCTCGTACGAGCCGAACCGCGTCATCCTCATCGAGGGCGTCGAGAAGCTCCGCGGCTACGACCACCGGTCGATCTTCGACCGCAACGAGGCGGCATCCTGGGCCTCCGCCGCGCTCGCGACCGACGGCGAGATCTTCGTCGGCGGAGCGAAGCAGCAGGAGATGCTCACGTTCCTCAACGTGTTCCGCAAGGCAGGCGGATGGTTCGACATCCAGGAGGACGGGATCCTCTTCCGCCGCGACGGAGAGCTCAAGCCCGTCGTCGTCGAGACCGATGTGCACCCCGGCTTCATGACCGACTGGCAGCAGCCTCTCGTCGTCGCACTCACCCAGGCCAAGGGACGCTCTGTGGTGCACGAGACGGTGTACGAGAACCGTCTCGGGTTCACGGATGCGCTCGTCAAGATGGGCGCAGACATCGTCGTGCACCCGCGCGGGCTGCAGGACGGACCCCGTCGCGTGCCGCGCCGTGACCTCGAGCAGGCGGCCGTCATCACCGGGCCGACCCCGCTGCACGCCGCCGACATCGTCGTTCCCGACCTGCGCGGCGGGTACAGCCACGTCATCGCGGCGCTGACGGCCGAGGGCGAGTCGAAGGTCTCGGGAGTCGACATCCTCAGCCGTGGGTACGAGAAGTTCCTCGCAAAGCTCGACGCCGTGGGCGCCGACTTCGACGTCATCCGGTGA
- a CDS encoding TerC/Alx family metal homeostasis membrane protein, translating to MDIPVWFEITSMIVLTIILIGDLLLIRLRPHIPSTRESTLWVVFYVGLALLFAVLLGNVAGWRNAGDFITGWALEYSLSIDNLFVFVLIMAQFAVPRRLQQQVLMVGIIIALVLRGAFILVGVAVIEHFSPIFYVFGAFLIYTAIKQAMPEGEHDDDVKRENFIVRLLRRRIDISETYDGSKLRTTVDGKRMWTPMVIVFITIGVTDLIFAIDSIPAIFEITTNGFLVFAANIFALMGLRQLYFLLGDLLDRLRYLHYGIAVILGFIGVKLILHALHENELPFINGGEHVEWVPDIDNLVSLGVIVVSMTVATVASLIAASREKSAAKKAAIVE from the coding sequence GTGGACATCCCCGTCTGGTTCGAGATCACCTCGATGATCGTCCTCACGATCATCCTGATCGGCGACCTGCTCCTGATCCGTCTTCGTCCGCACATCCCCTCGACCAGGGAGTCGACGCTCTGGGTCGTCTTCTACGTCGGGCTCGCCCTGTTGTTCGCGGTTCTCCTCGGAAACGTGGCCGGATGGCGCAATGCGGGCGATTTCATCACCGGATGGGCGCTGGAGTACAGCCTCTCGATCGACAACCTCTTCGTCTTCGTGCTGATCATGGCGCAGTTCGCGGTGCCGCGACGCCTCCAGCAGCAGGTGCTGATGGTCGGCATCATCATCGCGCTCGTGCTGCGCGGCGCATTCATCCTCGTCGGCGTGGCCGTCATCGAGCACTTCTCGCCGATCTTCTACGTCTTCGGCGCGTTCCTCATCTACACCGCGATCAAACAGGCCATGCCCGAGGGCGAGCACGACGACGACGTCAAGCGCGAGAACTTCATCGTCCGGCTGCTGCGTCGCCGCATAGACATCAGCGAGACCTACGACGGCTCGAAGCTGCGCACCACGGTCGACGGCAAGCGGATGTGGACGCCGATGGTCATCGTGTTCATCACGATCGGCGTGACAGACCTGATCTTCGCGATCGACTCCATCCCGGCGATCTTCGAGATCACGACGAACGGATTCCTGGTCTTCGCGGCCAACATCTTCGCCCTGATGGGCCTGCGACAGCTCTACTTCCTGCTGGGAGACCTGCTCGATCGTCTGCGCTACCTGCACTACGGCATCGCGGTGATCCTCGGGTTCATCGGAGTCAAGCTGATCCTGCACGCGCTGCACGAGAACGAGCTGCCGTTCATCAACGGCGGTGAGCATGTCGAATGGGTGCCGGACATCGACAACCTCGTCTCGCTCGGTGTCATCGTCGTCTCGATGACCGTCGCGACCGTCGCGAGCCTCATCGCGGCGTCGCGCGAGAAGTCCGCAGCGAAGAAGGCGGCGATCGTCGAGTAG
- a CDS encoding lysophospholipid acyltransferase family protein, with protein MGSRSTETTRPSLFWPVAAIVIPAVSLLAKVRVTGGEKLPREGAFVLAPNHYSEFDPLIVALAVWRIGRAPRFMAKESLFKVPVLGWVLRRTGMIPVARSSSASAAKQTLKQSAELVEHGRGVIVYPEGTLTRDPDMWPMRGKSGAVRLALADGIPLIPMAHWGTQEIMGRYQKGLSLWPLRKRVDVVVGDPIDVSDLRGRAGEASALNEATTRLMNAITALLEELRDEKAPAERWNPASHGQKETGRLDS; from the coding sequence ATGGGTTCCCGTTCGACGGAGACCACGCGCCCGAGCCTTTTCTGGCCCGTCGCGGCGATCGTCATCCCCGCGGTGTCGCTGCTCGCGAAGGTCCGGGTCACCGGGGGGGAGAAGCTTCCGCGTGAGGGGGCCTTCGTTCTCGCACCGAACCACTACTCGGAGTTCGATCCGCTGATCGTGGCTCTCGCGGTCTGGCGCATCGGGCGTGCACCTCGGTTCATGGCGAAGGAGAGCCTGTTCAAGGTCCCCGTGCTGGGCTGGGTGCTTCGCCGTACCGGGATGATCCCGGTGGCGCGCTCGTCATCGGCATCCGCGGCCAAGCAGACGCTCAAGCAGTCCGCCGAGCTGGTTGAGCACGGTCGGGGAGTCATCGTGTACCCCGAAGGGACGCTCACGCGCGACCCTGACATGTGGCCGATGAGGGGAAAATCCGGGGCAGTGCGGCTCGCGCTGGCCGACGGCATCCCGCTGATCCCGATGGCCCACTGGGGCACGCAGGAGATCATGGGGCGCTATCAGAAGGGCCTGAGCCTCTGGCCGCTGCGCAAGCGGGTCGATGTCGTGGTCGGGGACCCGATCGATGTCTCCGATCTGCGCGGGCGCGCAGGAGAGGCCTCGGCGCTGAACGAGGCCACGACCCGTCTGATGAACGCGATCACCGCGCTGCTCGAGGAGCTGCGCGACGAGAAGGCTCCGGCCGAGCGCTGGAATCCGGCGTCGCACGGACAGAAGGAGACGGGTCGCCTTGACTCCTAA
- a CDS encoding O-acetylhomoserine aminocarboxypropyltransferase/cysteine synthase family protein: protein MTDDTTGFATKAVHAARNQGAASSRATPIYLTAGFEFDDFDHAAHHFGTGAGFGYTRTGNPTVHAVERQLAALESGADAVLVASGQAAVVTALLTVAGAGDHIVSSTHIYEGTRGLLLDNLARLGIEATFIDDIGDPEAWRREIRPNTRALFAESIANARNDILDIAAVSAVADDAAIPLIVDNTLATPFLVRPIEHGAAMVVHSASKFLAGHGSVLGGVLIDDGRFDAAKAGHNAPHLVLPGRGGFSSVAARHGGKARIAYARESVAPRFGASPSPLNAFLIGQGAETLGLRVERQSRNALEVARWLAAQDAVESVDHVGLETHPDHALAQRYLHGGYGSIFTFTLRGGLDAARDFVESVEVFTHMTHIGDVRSLVLHPGTTSHSHRTQEERDVLGVQPGTLRLSIGIEDVADLLADLARVLEPAREAVA, encoded by the coding sequence ATGACCGACGACACCACCGGCTTCGCCACCAAGGCGGTCCACGCCGCCCGGAATCAGGGTGCGGCGTCGTCCAGGGCGACTCCGATCTATCTGACCGCCGGCTTCGAGTTCGACGACTTCGACCACGCCGCGCACCACTTCGGCACGGGCGCGGGTTTCGGCTACACACGCACCGGCAACCCGACAGTGCACGCGGTCGAGCGGCAACTCGCCGCGCTCGAGTCCGGTGCGGATGCGGTTCTCGTCGCCAGCGGCCAGGCGGCTGTCGTCACCGCCCTCCTGACGGTGGCGGGAGCCGGGGACCACATCGTCTCCTCGACGCACATCTACGAGGGCACCCGCGGGCTTCTCCTCGACAACCTCGCACGACTCGGCATCGAGGCGACCTTCATCGACGACATCGGCGACCCTGAGGCGTGGCGCCGGGAGATCCGTCCGAACACGAGGGCTCTGTTCGCCGAGTCGATCGCGAACGCCCGCAATGACATCCTCGACATCGCGGCCGTGAGCGCCGTGGCCGATGACGCCGCGATCCCGCTCATCGTCGACAACACGCTCGCCACCCCGTTCCTCGTCCGTCCGATCGAGCACGGCGCCGCGATGGTCGTGCATTCCGCATCGAAGTTCCTCGCCGGCCACGGCTCGGTCCTGGGCGGGGTCCTCATCGACGACGGTCGCTTCGACGCGGCGAAGGCGGGGCATAACGCACCGCATCTGGTGCTCCCCGGCCGCGGCGGCTTCTCCAGCGTCGCTGCGCGGCACGGCGGGAAGGCACGCATCGCGTACGCCCGCGAATCCGTCGCGCCCCGCTTCGGTGCATCGCCGTCTCCGCTCAACGCCTTCCTGATCGGCCAGGGAGCGGAGACGCTCGGTCTTCGCGTCGAGCGGCAGTCCCGCAACGCCCTCGAGGTGGCACGCTGGCTGGCCGCGCAGGATGCGGTCGAGAGCGTCGACCACGTCGGCCTCGAGACTCACCCCGATCACGCGCTCGCTCAGAGGTACCTGCACGGCGGCTACGGATCCATCTTCACGTTCACCCTCCGCGGAGGGCTCGACGCGGCACGCGACTTCGTCGAGAGCGTCGAGGTGTTCACCCACATGACGCACATCGGAGATGTCCGCTCGCTCGTGCTCCACCCGGGGACGACCAGCCATTCCCACCGCACGCAGGAGGAACGCGACGTCCTCGGCGTGCAGCCGGGAACCCTGCGTCTCTCGATCGGGATCGAAGACGTCGCGGATCTCCTCGCGGATCTCGCGCGCGTGCTCGAGCCCGCGCGAGAGGCCGTCGCGTGA
- a CDS encoding DUF427 domain-containing protein, which translates to MRRPDVITPAPGQESVWDYPRPPRVERVAERVTIRLGGELVADTTDAVRVLETSHPPVFYLPIADFVDGALSDAPGSSFCEFKGEARYLDVRGGAVVAAGAAWNYPHPTRGFEALSDRVAVYAGPMDECTVGGEVVVPQPGGFYGGWVTSTVVGPFKGVPGSMGW; encoded by the coding sequence ATGCGCAGACCAGACGTCATCACACCTGCCCCCGGCCAGGAGTCCGTGTGGGACTATCCGCGGCCACCGCGGGTCGAGCGGGTGGCCGAGCGCGTCACCATTCGTCTCGGCGGTGAACTCGTCGCCGACACGACCGATGCGGTGCGGGTGCTCGAGACGAGTCATCCTCCTGTGTTTTACCTGCCGATCGCCGACTTCGTCGACGGAGCGCTCTCGGATGCCCCCGGTTCGTCGTTCTGCGAGTTCAAAGGTGAGGCACGCTATCTCGATGTGCGCGGCGGCGCCGTGGTGGCCGCCGGCGCCGCATGGAACTACCCGCATCCGACGCGCGGATTCGAGGCTCTGTCCGACCGGGTCGCGGTATATGCCGGACCGATGGACGAGTGCACGGTCGGTGGAGAAGTCGTCGTCCCTCAGCCGGGTGGCTTCTACGGCGGCTGGGTGACGTCGACCGTCGTCGGGCCGTTCAAGGGAGTGCCGGGCTCGATGGGCTGGTGA
- a CDS encoding LLM class flavin-dependent oxidoreductase: protein MSRPQHFGWFLARGFGPQGWGYPSLDWDYDWTRPEIYQEAARTLEQAGFDLVIIEDAPSLGSPETLDLRVRHAFGGPKHDPLLLAPYLFQATRHLGVVPTVNPAAYLPYTAARQFATLQHLSAHRLGLNVVTDTGSARHFSAAEQLGHDAAYDRAEEWLAGIRALWRSWDDGALVQDRETDVFADGSRLRPVRHRGEHFAFDGPLNAVPFTDGEPAIISPGGSGRGLGFAGANSDVQLALAPLDEASVRAYRAKIHDAAIAAGRSAADITILFAIQPVITSSPEEADRIVAASAHPDDAALVQIARKQSSDLETDLTTLDLDRPLDLSVFGEHVSRGSIQRLIGDRGEDAPLRAHLTALARTGRITDRSGFVGTADEFADLIEELGDWGNDGVLLWGDFHPVTLHRTLGELVPVLRRRGILRREYVEGGLQANLRAF, encoded by the coding sequence GTGAGCAGGCCCCAGCACTTCGGATGGTTCCTGGCCCGCGGCTTCGGTCCGCAGGGCTGGGGATACCCGTCACTCGACTGGGACTACGACTGGACCCGCCCCGAGATCTACCAGGAGGCGGCTCGCACTCTGGAACAGGCCGGGTTCGACCTCGTCATCATCGAGGACGCGCCCTCGCTCGGCTCCCCCGAGACGCTCGATCTGCGCGTCCGCCACGCGTTCGGCGGCCCCAAGCACGATCCGCTGCTCCTTGCGCCCTACCTCTTCCAGGCCACCCGTCATCTCGGAGTCGTGCCGACCGTCAACCCCGCTGCCTACCTGCCGTACACGGCGGCGCGGCAGTTCGCGACCCTGCAGCACCTCAGCGCACACCGCCTCGGCCTCAACGTCGTCACCGACACCGGCAGCGCCCGCCACTTCTCGGCTGCCGAGCAGCTGGGTCACGACGCCGCGTACGACCGCGCCGAGGAGTGGCTCGCAGGCATCCGTGCGCTGTGGCGGAGCTGGGACGACGGCGCGCTGGTGCAGGACCGCGAGACCGACGTGTTCGCCGACGGATCGAGGCTGCGTCCCGTGCGCCATCGTGGCGAGCACTTCGCGTTCGACGGCCCGTTGAACGCGGTGCCCTTCACAGACGGCGAACCCGCGATCATCTCCCCCGGCGGATCCGGCAGAGGACTCGGCTTCGCCGGCGCGAACTCCGACGTGCAGCTCGCTCTGGCCCCTCTGGATGAGGCATCCGTGCGGGCCTATCGGGCGAAGATCCACGACGCGGCGATCGCGGCGGGCCGTTCGGCCGCCGACATCACCATCCTGTTCGCGATCCAGCCGGTCATCACATCGTCGCCGGAGGAGGCGGATCGCATCGTCGCCGCATCCGCCCATCCCGACGACGCGGCCCTGGTGCAGATCGCTCGCAAGCAGTCGAGCGATCTCGAAACCGATCTGACCACGCTCGACCTGGACCGCCCGCTCGATCTGTCGGTCTTCGGGGAGCACGTCTCGCGCGGGAGCATCCAGCGCCTGATCGGAGACCGAGGCGAGGATGCTCCGCTGCGCGCCCACCTCACGGCGCTCGCCCGCACAGGCCGGATCACCGACCGCTCGGGATTCGTCGGGACCGCCGACGAGTTCGCCGATCTCATCGAAGAGCTCGGCGACTGGGGCAACGACGGCGTGCTGCTGTGGGGCGACTTCCACCCGGTCACGCTGCATCGCACGCTCGGTGAGCTCGTGCCCGTGCTCCGACGCCGCGGCATCCTGCGCCGCGAGTACGTCGAAGGCGGCCTCCAGGCCAACCTGCGGGCGTTCTGA